CGCTTTCGCGAGAAAGTCAAGGCGTTGACACGCAACAATATCTGCCTGCTTCGCCAAAGCATCTTTCGCCTTATACCAGCGTTTACTCCGGTATCGCTTACGCGAAAGGTCTCGATGCAAGCGTATCAACTTCTGTTCCGCTTGGCGATAAAAGCGCGGGTTCTCCTCTTTTTCACCCTCAGAAGTCGTCAAAAAGTTGTCTGTCCCAACGTCTACACCACAAGCAGACTTTGGAACACATTTCAGCGTGTCAGGCACTTCGCAAACGATAAAGACATACCAGCCGCGTGCCGTCTTTTTCAACGTGACCTCTTTCGGGTCTCCGATGAGCGGACGGTGTTGGCGGATCTTGACTTCACCGAGTTTCGGCACTTTCAGCATGTTATGCCGTTTGCCTGTTTCACGGATAGGGTTCTGACGGACACGTATCGTCTGTTTCTTTGTATCCTTGGTCTTTTTACCAACGACTTTCGTATATTTTCGCAGTTCCCACGTCAACGAGCGAACAGAGGTTTTGTANNNNNNNNNNNNNNNNNNNNNNNNNNNNNNNNNNNNNNNNNNNNNNNNNNNNNNNNNNNNNNNNNNNNNNNNNNNNNNNNNNNNNNNNNNNNNNNNNNNNNNNNNNNNNNNNNNNNNNNNNNNNNNNNNNNNNNNNNNNNNNNNNNNNNNNNNNNNNNNNNNNNNNNNNNNNNNNNNNNNNNNNNNNNNNNNNNNNNNNNNNNNNNNNNNNNNNNNNNNNNNNNNNNNNNNNNNNNNNNNNNNNNNNNNNNNNNNNNNNNNNNNNNNNNNNNNNNNNNNNNNNNNNNNNNNNNNNNNNNNNNNNNNNNNNNNNNNNNNNNNNNNNNNNNNNNNNNNTTACCAAGTGGTAACGCTATGAATGTCGGTTTCCAGTGTGATACATATATTAAACCACATTTTGCTAAAAATGTCAAGTATTTTTTCAAAAAAACGCTGTGGCCTCACACACGAGGGCGGTTTTTCCTCCCCTGAATGAATTCAGGGGTTTCCAATCCGTAAAAAGAGATGAAACAGTACCTTGAAGGACTCCAACAAGTATTCGATGCCGGCATTGACCGCGAGGGCAGAAACGGTGTGACTCGCGCACTCTTCGGCATGCAAATGCGCTACAACATGGAAGATGGATTTCCTGCCGTAACCACGAAAAAACTCGCGTTCCGGTCGGTAAAAGCAGAACTTCTGGGTTTCTTGCGCGGCTACGATCACGTCGAGCAGTTTCAAAAACTTGGCACCCCAATTTGGGACGCAAACGCTGAGGCATGGGGACGTGATGGTTACCTCGGACGGATATACGGTGTCCAATGGCGACGATGGAAAACAGA
This portion of the Candidatus Poribacteria bacterium genome encodes:
- a CDS encoding transposase; this encodes YKTSVRSLTWELRKYTKVVGKKTKDTKKQTIRVRQNPIRETGKRHNMLKVPKLGEVKIRQHRPLIGDPKEVTLKKTARGWYVFIVCEVPDTLKCVPKSACGVDVGTDNFLTTSEGEKEENPRFYRQAEQKLIRLHRDLSRKRYRSKRWYKAKDALAKQADIVACQRLDFLAKAVYKLFLHKAFDAVVAEKLKPSNMVKNRHLAKSISDASWGMFFEWCSWVAKRDGKHFHQVPPHHTSQTCSACCQKSAIKLKLSERLFHCKSCGLKLDRDHNAALALRGEVWDTILCETRNPLLQQACWS